In Paracoccus jeotgali, the following are encoded in one genomic region:
- a CDS encoding aspartate/glutamate racemase family protein has protein sequence MEILVINPNATVSMTEKIVESARRVAGQGTTIIAATGQPPAPASIQGHHDEAMAVPGLLARLRQAEADGVDGVVVACFDDPGIGACREVFSGPVLGICEAATKAATMLSTSFSVVTTLPRSVPIIEQLIHGYGLSHQCRRVRSAEIAVLALEEEGSGAREKVRNEILRAVEEDRCEAVVLGCAGMADLTAWLTEETGVPVIDGVTVATRMVEALIGCGLKTSKVGAYAPPIET, from the coding sequence ATGGAAATTCTTGTGATCAACCCGAACGCGACGGTGTCGATGACCGAAAAGATCGTCGAAAGCGCGCGCCGGGTCGCGGGGCAGGGGACGACGATCATCGCCGCCACCGGCCAGCCCCCGGCACCCGCGAGCATCCAGGGCCATCATGACGAGGCGATGGCGGTGCCGGGCCTGCTGGCAAGGCTGCGGCAGGCCGAGGCCGACGGCGTGGACGGCGTCGTGGTCGCCTGCTTCGACGACCCCGGCATCGGGGCCTGCCGCGAGGTGTTTTCGGGCCCGGTTCTGGGCATCTGCGAGGCCGCGACCAAGGCCGCGACCATGCTTTCGACGTCATTTTCCGTCGTCACCACGCTGCCCCGCTCGGTCCCGATCATTGAACAGCTGATCCACGGCTATGGCCTGTCGCATCAATGCCGCCGGGTCCGGTCGGCGGAAATCGCGGTGCTGGCGCTGGAGGAAGAGGGTTCTGGCGCGCGCGAAAAGGTCCGCAACGAGATCCTGCGCGCGGTCGAGGAGGACCGCTGCGAGGCTGTCGTGCTGGGCTGCGCGGGCATGGCCGACCTGACCGCATGGCTGACCGAAGAGACGGGCGTGCCGGTGATCGACGGGGTCACCGTCGCCACGCGCATGGTCGAGGCGCTGATCGGTTGCGGCCTCAAGACCAGCAAGGTGGGCGCCTACGCGCCGCCAATCGAAACCTGA
- a CDS encoding NCS1 family transporter: MAMSAEIDTVHIETLDQKAVGQESLAPQTARIMDPWSYFFAWLGGCVSIGTFTVGSGLVGTLNLLQTFVAIAIGCVVIGAALMINGQAGHKYGIPFMVQARSSFGFTGSRIPALVRSVPAIVWFGFQSWIGAGALNLVSATLFGYDNIVVFFIGFQFLQIGLSVLGFHGIKWLENIGSVFIIFSLIYMFFSVLSKYGEQISTNLVNVEGTWGAPFWGATMLFLGIYSTMMLNVSDYSRELRRSVGPLRQVVIYANSILPATLFMGMIGLMVSSATGEVDPIRVFSSAVDNKFLLITTLLFIAFAQVTTNILNNVVPPAYALMDVFELKFRTSAILVGLLAFCTFPWELVKDESAAGLSIFIQTYSAFLGPIFAILVVDYFILRRQRLDLDKLYDADGPYRGVNWAAVIAMAIGVVVALIFSGISWYASLIPAGLAYWLLMRVLPSARRFAS; encoded by the coding sequence ATGGCGATGAGTGCAGAAATCGATACGGTCCACATCGAGACGCTGGACCAGAAGGCCGTCGGTCAGGAAAGTCTGGCGCCGCAGACCGCGCGGATCATGGACCCCTGGTCCTATTTCTTCGCCTGGCTGGGGGGCTGCGTGTCCATCGGGACCTTCACGGTCGGGTCCGGACTGGTCGGCACGCTGAACCTGTTGCAGACGTTCGTGGCCATCGCCATCGGCTGCGTGGTCATCGGCGCGGCGCTGATGATCAACGGGCAGGCCGGCCACAAATACGGCATCCCCTTCATGGTGCAGGCGCGCTCGTCCTTTGGCTTTACCGGCAGCCGCATCCCGGCGCTGGTGCGGTCTGTGCCCGCCATCGTCTGGTTCGGCTTTCAAAGCTGGATCGGCGCCGGCGCGCTGAACCTCGTTTCCGCGACGCTGTTTGGCTATGACAACATCGTCGTGTTCTTCATCGGCTTCCAGTTCCTGCAGATCGGCCTGTCCGTGCTGGGCTTTCACGGCATCAAATGGCTCGAGAACATCGGCTCGGTCTTCATCATCTTCTCGCTGATCTACATGTTCTTCAGCGTGCTCAGCAAATATGGCGAGCAGATCTCGACCAATCTGGTCAATGTCGAGGGCACCTGGGGCGCGCCGTTCTGGGGGGCGACCATGCTGTTTCTGGGCATCTACAGCACCATGATGCTGAACGTGTCCGATTATTCGCGCGAGTTGCGGCGCAGCGTCGGCCCGCTTCGGCAGGTGGTGATCTATGCCAACTCGATCCTGCCGGCGACGCTGTTCATGGGGATGATCGGGCTGATGGTGTCCTCGGCCACCGGCGAGGTCGATCCGATCCGGGTCTTTTCCAGCGCCGTGGACAACAAGTTTCTGCTGATCACGACGCTGCTGTTCATCGCCTTCGCGCAGGTGACGACGAACATCCTGAACAACGTCGTCCCGCCCGCCTATGCGCTGATGGACGTGTTCGAGCTGAAATTCCGCACCTCGGCGATCCTGGTCGGGCTGCTGGCCTTCTGCACCTTCCCCTGGGAGCTGGTGAAGGACGAATCCGCCGCCGGCCTGAGCATCTTCATCCAGACCTATTCCGCCTTTCTCGGCCCGATCTTCGCGATCCTCGTCGTCGATTACTTCATCCTGCGCCGGCAGCGGCTGGATCTGGACAAGCTCTATGACGCGGACGGGCCGTATCGCGGCGTGAACTGGGCTGCGGTCATCGCCATGGCCATCGGTGTCGTCGTCGCGCTGATCTTCTCGGGCATCTCCTGGTACGCGAGCCTGATCCCGGCCGGGCTGGCCTATTGGCTGCTGATGCGCGTCCTGCCCAGTGCCCGCCGCTTTGCCAGCTGA
- a CDS encoding NCS1 family nucleobase:cation symporter-1: protein MTIVTDLPVTQGGTLDPEGNTLNPVGADEKTWGWFAIFNIWANDVQSLFGYSLVASLFISFGVGGWTAFAALIFAGLFTMWMVNLSGAPGEKYGIPYPVLARASLGTQGAKLPAILRATVAVFWYGVQVYFASTAVALLIHSVTGLDDGGAFLGLSAIDWLSFLIVWGLHIVIFWRGMSWVETFLNIAGPFVYVVMIGLVIVLWQRSDGQLLSATATIFANPDSSFATEFKGFVAIVGTMVAYFAAVMINFSDFSRYARNRRAMRVGNLIGLPFNMILFSALALLTTGGAAVVFGEEIINPTEIVERTDSVLLGVIAAITFFAATMGINLVANFIPAVNGIANLSPETITFRKAGLITSVFALVIGGFWNSFISQFGISGFVNTLGATLAPIFGIMIVDYYVHRQQHLSTEDLYDMEGGIYHYGNGWHDAAVKAFGLAAIFSVATVWVPWFSALEGYNWVIGAILGGVLYHVFVGKKVKG, encoded by the coding sequence ATGACCATCGTCACTGATCTGCCCGTCACACAGGGCGGAACCCTCGACCCCGAGGGCAACACCCTCAACCCGGTCGGGGCGGACGAAAAGACCTGGGGCTGGTTCGCCATCTTCAACATCTGGGCCAATGACGTGCAGTCGCTGTTCGGCTATTCGCTGGTCGCGTCGCTGTTCATCTCGTTCGGCGTCGGAGGCTGGACGGCCTTTGCGGCGCTGATCTTTGCCGGTCTGTTCACCATGTGGATGGTGAACCTGTCGGGCGCGCCGGGCGAGAAATACGGCATCCCCTACCCGGTCCTGGCCCGCGCGAGTCTTGGCACCCAAGGGGCGAAACTGCCCGCGATCCTGCGGGCGACAGTGGCGGTGTTCTGGTATGGGGTGCAGGTCTATTTCGCCTCGACCGCCGTGGCGCTGCTGATCCATTCCGTCACCGGGCTGGACGATGGCGGGGCCTTTCTGGGGCTAAGCGCCATCGACTGGCTGTCCTTCCTGATCGTCTGGGGCCTGCACATCGTCATCTTCTGGCGCGGGATGAGCTGGGTCGAGACCTTCCTCAACATCGCGGGGCCGTTCGTCTATGTGGTGATGATCGGCCTGGTGATCGTGCTGTGGCAGCGTTCGGACGGGCAGCTTCTGTCGGCGACGGCCACGATCTTCGCCAACCCCGACAGCAGCTTTGCGACCGAGTTCAAGGGCTTCGTCGCCATCGTCGGCACCATGGTCGCCTATTTCGCGGCGGTGATGATCAACTTCTCGGACTTTTCCCGCTATGCCCGAAACCGGCGGGCGATGCGGGTGGGCAACCTGATCGGGCTGCCCTTCAACATGATCCTGTTCTCGGCGCTGGCGCTGCTGACCACCGGCGGCGCGGCGGTCGTGTTCGGTGAAGAGATCATCAACCCGACCGAGATCGTCGAGCGCACCGACAGCGTCCTGCTGGGCGTGATCGCGGCGATCACCTTCTTTGCCGCCACCATGGGCATCAACCTGGTCGCGAATTTCATCCCGGCGGTGAACGGGATCGCCAACCTCTCGCCCGAGACGATCACCTTCCGCAAGGCCGGGCTCATCACCTCGGTCTTTGCGCTGGTGATCGGCGGGTTCTGGAACAGCTTCATCAGCCAGTTCGGAATCAGCGGCTTCGTCAACACGTTGGGCGCGACGCTGGCCCCGATCTTCGGGATCATGATCGTGGACTACTACGTCCACCGGCAGCAGCATCTGAGCACTGAAGACCTCTACGACATGGAGGGCGGGATCTATCACTACGGCAACGGCTGGCACGACGCGGCGGTCAAGGCCTTCGGCCTGGCGGCCATCTTCTCGGTCGCGACCGTATGGGTGCCGTGGTTCTCGGCGCTCGAGGGCTATAACTGGGTGATCGGCGCGATCCTGGGCGGCGTGCTGTATCACGTATTTGTGGGAAAGAAGGTGAAAGGTTAA
- a CDS encoding FitA-like ribbon-helix-helix domain-containing protein produces the protein MGNMTVRQIPDEVHDYLRDRAKSNGRSLEAEVRAILTNAYVATKTGGFGQQLRRRFEDAGVIGSELSVPREGGP, from the coding sequence ATGGGTAATATGACCGTCCGACAAATCCCCGACGAGGTGCACGATTACTTGCGTGACCGCGCGAAGAGCAACGGCAGGAGTCTGGAAGCGGAGGTGCGAGCGATCCTCACAAACGCCTACGTCGCGACCAAGACCGGTGGCTTTGGTCAGCAACTACGGCGGCGTTTCGAGGACGCTGGTGTTATAGGAAGTGAACTGAGCGTCCCTCGCGAGGGCGGACCCTGA
- a CDS encoding TniQ family protein — protein MVEVAKLHLDHTPRWPPGITPNVPVKLHHVLGRYRSCPACLAEGRHVDHAAHHGLWQLASVRTCPVHGCYLVSLPPRQNGNDTFDVMRLLERYAPVAPVSAAAADLELERYLRHRVQSGASDGWLDRLPFHVAAQTCEGFGLLLTHGADAKRDLVAPADWAAAGTAGFRVLRGGPHAFRAKLKDLQMAQPLDSTLYRTRFRVFFEWLRYRDDDPDFDVIRDIVRDFVFRNFPIAEGQVVLGQPCPEQYVHSLATARSTFGISGWKLGRRLAAIGLAQRSSVSKQFVLNQYVPANIVRDIATGIDVLLNATEAAHVVGIDRIMMAKFTTRGLIPRYYAEHNSVPLYHPRDLEVFLDKLRELAAKETLSEQLFDIPETSRRLSMPVDRVTHIIVENHLKLYADKAPQARFRDFRVSIDALRMAFAAEQDGAIKPAEAAKRMRVSIRTVRGLIDQGILEPRIVREHQTARIRRYVTSRSVEKFATKYITVVDLAAQSGRLPGAEAVLQVDRGVQPLELHARCNMIFRRNDLPSRSFFPATDGVFNG, from the coding sequence CGCTACCGAAGCTGCCCGGCCTGCCTCGCGGAAGGCCGGCATGTTGATCATGCAGCCCATCATGGCCTGTGGCAGCTGGCTTCGGTGAGGACCTGCCCGGTCCATGGCTGCTATCTCGTTTCCCTGCCACCACGTCAGAATGGCAACGATACCTTCGATGTCATGCGCCTGCTGGAACGATACGCCCCGGTCGCTCCGGTATCCGCGGCAGCCGCCGACCTGGAACTGGAGCGATACCTGCGTCACCGCGTTCAGAGCGGCGCGAGTGATGGCTGGCTGGACCGCCTGCCGTTTCATGTCGCAGCACAGACCTGCGAAGGCTTTGGCCTCCTCCTGACCCATGGCGCGGATGCCAAACGCGACCTTGTTGCGCCGGCTGATTGGGCGGCCGCCGGAACGGCGGGGTTTCGGGTGCTGCGCGGAGGCCCGCATGCCTTTCGCGCCAAGCTCAAGGATCTTCAGATGGCGCAGCCGCTCGATAGCACGCTCTACCGGACTCGGTTTCGGGTGTTCTTCGAGTGGTTGCGCTACCGCGACGACGATCCGGATTTCGATGTCATCCGAGACATTGTCCGGGACTTCGTGTTCCGGAACTTCCCGATCGCGGAGGGGCAGGTGGTGCTGGGCCAACCCTGTCCAGAGCAATACGTGCACTCGCTGGCGACGGCGCGCAGCACCTTCGGGATATCCGGCTGGAAGCTCGGGCGGCGATTAGCCGCAATCGGGCTGGCGCAGCGTAGCAGCGTGAGCAAGCAATTCGTCCTGAACCAGTACGTTCCGGCGAACATAGTGAGAGACATTGCCACCGGGATCGATGTCCTTCTCAACGCGACCGAGGCGGCACACGTCGTCGGGATTGATCGCATTATGATGGCGAAGTTCACGACTCGGGGCCTGATCCCAAGATACTATGCGGAACATAACAGCGTTCCGCTATATCACCCGCGAGACCTTGAGGTGTTTCTAGATAAGCTGAGAGAACTGGCAGCCAAAGAGACTTTGTCAGAACAGCTTTTCGATATACCGGAGACATCGAGGAGACTCAGTATGCCAGTGGATCGCGTCACCCACATCATTGTCGAAAACCATCTCAAGTTGTACGCAGATAAGGCACCTCAAGCGCGCTTCCGCGACTTCCGCGTATCAATTGATGCTTTGCGGATGGCATTCGCCGCTGAACAAGATGGCGCCATCAAGCCAGCGGAGGCTGCAAAGCGTATGCGGGTCAGCATCCGCACAGTGCGCGGCCTCATCGATCAGGGCATCCTGGAACCTCGCATAGTTAGGGAGCACCAGACTGCCCGCATCCGCCGCTATGTCACGTCTCGTTCCGTTGAAAAATTTGCGACGAAGTACATCACTGTTGTGGATTTGGCGGCACAATCCGGGCGTTTGCCCGGAGCGGAAGCAGTCTTGCAGGTTGATCGAGGCGTGCAGCCGCTTGAACTGCATGCCCGTTGTAACATGATCTTCCGACGGAATGATCTCCCGAGCAGAAGCTTTTTTCCCGCGACTGATGGAGTTTTCAATGGGTAA